A genome region from Thermococcus onnurineus NA1 includes the following:
- a CDS encoding DUF2202 domain-containing protein — translation MINMKLFGVGLLALLVGMTLGAVAAMPSWAGPRMPVQETAPLMDSTLTTYYADLSQEEIDGLLWMREEEKLARDVYLTLYEMYGLPIFYNIAQSEQTHTDTVLALIEKYNLTDPATDEIGVFTNPELQALYDQLIEMGSQSLVDALKVGALIEETDIVDLEERIAQTDNADIIQVYESLKAGSENHLRAFTSTLENYGVIYEPQVVSEDYYQEVISSANSHGFGNPMGDVVRGHGMWGSAAQEPVQDTSIIAGIVNAFRHAWSWMNGLVQRLGMPI, via the coding sequence ATGATAAATATGAAGTTGTTTGGAGTTGGACTCCTCGCCCTGCTGGTTGGAATGACCCTTGGAGCGGTCGCGGCAATGCCGAGCTGGGCTGGTCCAAGGATGCCGGTTCAGGAGACCGCACCCCTCATGGACAGCACACTCACCACCTACTACGCTGATCTGAGCCAGGAGGAAATAGATGGCCTGCTCTGGATGAGAGAAGAAGAGAAGCTCGCCAGGGACGTTTACCTCACGCTCTACGAGATGTATGGACTGCCAATATTTTACAACATAGCCCAGAGCGAGCAGACGCACACTGACACCGTGCTTGCCCTGATAGAGAAGTACAACCTTACCGATCCGGCCACCGACGAGATAGGCGTCTTCACGAACCCGGAGCTTCAGGCCCTCTACGATCAGCTCATCGAGATGGGCAGCCAGAGCCTCGTCGACGCCCTCAAGGTCGGGGCATTGATAGAGGAGACCGACATAGTGGACCTCGAGGAGAGGATAGCCCAGACCGACAACGCCGACATAATCCAAGTCTATGAAAGCCTCAAGGCCGGAAGCGAGAACCACCTCAGAGCATTCACGAGCACCCTCGAGAACTACGGGGTAATCTACGAACCGCAGGTGGTCAGCGAAGACTACTACCAAGAGGTCATCAGCTCGGCAAACAGCCACGGCTTCGGCAATCCGATGGGCGACGTTGTCAGGGGCCACGGAATGTGGGGAAGCGCCGCGCAGGAGCCGGTTCAGGACACCAGCATTATTGCGGGCATCGTAAATGCCTTCAGGCACGCCTGGAGCTGGATGAACGGATTGGTCCAGAGACTCGGCATGCCGATTTGA
- a CDS encoding DEAD/DEAH box helicase → MSLFETLKSLKSEIAKVHVFPLRSGEFSDFRFNNPEVNSLLDELGFKLYLHQVEALGKLYSGKNIVVTTPTASGKSEIFRLAIFDSYLSNPRATYLLVYPTRALINNQFEKFSLENLAFYRLTGEFINARILTGDVSWEERREILRERPRVIFTTPDMLHYTILRRWRDYEWLLRNLRYLVVDELHVYRGVFGSNAAYLFRRLAFRFKRLGAKPQIIALSATLRNPREFAEKLFRAEFEPVSEARNPFPRRYLILFEPKNLDERQLLRAVVERLAEKKIKTLVFFDSRKGTEKLMRFLLNSPVFHKTSTYKGTLPKNIRWEIERDFKEGKLLVLLTTNALELGIDIGDLDVVINYGIPPDGLFSLIQRFGRAGRKADREAINGIVLRKNGLDYYYKEHVDELVEKLEKGIIEYMPVSLENERIAEKHLHYLLTEIGVIEWDELDEFERKVMERLVIERRASLRKNPITGKLEVRPLRPAFSYSSLRTATDESFFLLKDEPWIRAKLMQKRDMGELLRFVNWLKIKGYLIEEVDADEYHRSLLPGMTYFSRGELYMSGERLTLGKFHFVFAKQLNRLWGVETFVNKREEVEILETTASKAYKGVEIGLGRLRVRHIHTGFAVKGNDVGNYVAELMRLKEAGVLKGEIYSPLSGERVKVDEDFSILNWERFARVEFEEPHIREFETKGIWLVFPDWIREIPNEEFREFFSIAAEKGREDLAFTLYENLDRKKLFPIYLGATSHTIRKAIGDALQRFGINEEELAFAIKKMVDSKDGIGSALHAIEHNIIKIAPIFTYVDSRELGGYSYASFPNPPHIGRPLVFIYDGNEFGAGLAEILYENVEKLMEKSYEHLTGCSCKDGCPVCVLSPKCGTFNEFLDKWMAIRVWEKILGK, encoded by the coding sequence ATGTCCCTCTTCGAGACCCTCAAATCCCTCAAGTCCGAAATAGCCAAAGTTCACGTTTTTCCCCTGAGAAGCGGCGAGTTCTCCGATTTTCGGTTTAATAACCCCGAGGTCAATTCTCTCCTTGATGAGTTAGGCTTTAAACTGTACCTGCACCAGGTTGAGGCACTCGGAAAGCTCTACTCAGGTAAAAACATCGTGGTAACCACTCCAACCGCGAGCGGAAAGAGCGAGATTTTCAGGCTGGCGATCTTTGACTCATACCTATCCAATCCTCGCGCGACCTACCTGCTCGTCTATCCCACCCGCGCGCTTATCAACAACCAGTTCGAGAAGTTCTCGCTCGAGAACCTCGCGTTCTACCGTCTAACCGGCGAGTTCATCAACGCAAGAATTCTGACGGGCGACGTCTCGTGGGAGGAGAGGCGCGAAATACTCCGCGAGAGACCGCGAGTGATATTCACGACCCCGGATATGCTCCATTACACCATCCTCAGGAGATGGCGTGACTACGAGTGGCTTTTGAGGAACCTCCGCTATCTCGTCGTGGACGAGCTTCACGTTTACCGCGGCGTCTTCGGGAGCAACGCGGCTTACCTGTTCAGACGGCTGGCCTTCAGGTTCAAGCGCCTCGGCGCGAAGCCTCAAATAATAGCCCTTTCAGCAACACTGAGAAACCCTCGGGAGTTTGCCGAGAAGCTTTTTAGAGCTGAGTTCGAGCCGGTAAGCGAAGCCAGGAATCCCTTTCCGAGGCGGTACTTAATCCTCTTCGAGCCCAAGAACCTCGACGAGAGACAGCTTTTGAGGGCCGTTGTGGAGAGGCTCGCCGAGAAGAAGATCAAGACCCTAGTCTTCTTCGACTCGCGTAAAGGAACGGAGAAGCTCATGCGCTTCCTCCTCAATTCGCCAGTCTTTCACAAGACGAGCACCTACAAGGGAACGCTGCCTAAAAACATCCGCTGGGAGATAGAACGGGACTTCAAAGAGGGAAAGCTTCTCGTTCTCCTCACAACCAACGCTCTCGAGCTCGGCATCGACATCGGCGATCTGGATGTAGTGATAAACTACGGCATTCCGCCCGACGGTCTCTTCTCACTCATCCAGCGCTTTGGAAGGGCTGGGAGAAAAGCGGACAGAGAGGCTATCAACGGTATCGTCCTGAGGAAGAACGGACTCGACTATTACTACAAGGAGCACGTCGATGAGCTCGTCGAGAAGCTTGAGAAGGGCATAATCGAGTACATGCCAGTCAGCCTAGAGAACGAGCGCATAGCGGAAAAGCATCTGCACTACCTGCTCACTGAAATAGGAGTAATCGAATGGGACGAACTGGACGAGTTCGAGCGAAAGGTGATGGAGAGGCTTGTTATAGAGCGCAGGGCCTCTCTCAGGAAGAACCCGATAACAGGCAAGCTCGAGGTCAGACCTCTGAGGCCCGCTTTCAGCTACTCCTCCCTCCGGACGGCCACCGACGAGAGCTTCTTCCTTCTCAAGGACGAGCCCTGGATAAGGGCAAAGCTGATGCAGAAGCGGGATATGGGAGAGCTTCTCCGCTTCGTCAACTGGCTCAAGATCAAGGGTTACCTCATCGAGGAAGTCGATGCCGACGAGTATCACCGCTCACTCCTCCCCGGAATGACTTACTTTTCCCGCGGAGAGCTTTATATGTCAGGAGAGCGCTTAACCCTTGGAAAGTTCCACTTCGTCTTCGCCAAGCAGTTAAATCGCCTCTGGGGCGTGGAGACATTCGTGAACAAGCGCGAGGAGGTAGAGATACTTGAGACAACGGCGAGCAAAGCGTATAAGGGCGTAGAGATAGGCCTCGGCCGGCTCAGGGTAAGGCACATCCATACTGGCTTCGCCGTCAAGGGCAACGACGTGGGCAACTATGTGGCTGAACTGATGAGGCTGAAGGAAGCGGGAGTCCTGAAGGGTGAAATCTATTCCCCCCTGAGCGGTGAGAGGGTCAAGGTCGATGAAGACTTCTCGATACTCAACTGGGAAAGGTTCGCCAGGGTTGAGTTTGAGGAGCCCCACATTAGGGAGTTCGAGACTAAGGGAATCTGGCTCGTCTTCCCCGACTGGATACGAGAGATTCCGAACGAGGAGTTCAGGGAATTTTTCAGCATAGCTGCAGAGAAAGGTAGGGAAGACCTCGCCTTCACCCTCTACGAGAACCTGGACAGAAAGAAGCTCTTCCCCATCTACCTCGGTGCCACAAGCCACACCATCAGGAAGGCCATAGGCGACGCCCTCCAGCGTTTTGGAATAAACGAGGAGGAGCTGGCCTTTGCGATAAAGAAGATGGTGGACAGCAAGGATGGAATAGGCTCTGCCCTTCATGCCATAGAACACAACATTATCAAGATAGCGCCCATCTTCACCTACGTAGATTCACGCGAACTCGGCGGCTACAGCTACGCGAGTTTCCCCAATCCGCCCCACATCGGGAGGCCCCTCGTCTTCATCTATGACGGCAATGAGTTCGGTGCCGGCCTGGCCGAGATACTCTATGAGAACGTCGAGAAGCTTATGGAAAAGAGCTACGAGCACCTGACCGGCTGTTCCTGTAAGGACGGCTGCCCGGTCTGCGTCCTCTCGCCGAAGTGCGGCACCTTCAATGAGTTCCTTGATAAATGGATGGCGATAAGGGTGTGGGAGAAAATTCTGGGGAAATAA
- a CDS encoding Rossmann-like domain-containing protein: protein MLLREIKRKALTLTREDFRLIDFSFALPYTYVLIEGERGKSIGVAMTLPEEVGRYRTSIEEPSLEAFIEKADSLNIIERTLALAAINAVSQYYLDLSEAPNVDVVELLDESFEKVAVIGNMPPVVRALQGKGFDVLVFERNPKLWDRNTFSDALEYWLLPEVDAVIASGSAILNGTLDMMLDRAKKAELFVLTGPTAQLLPEFLKGTRVTHLAAMKVIDVDGALTKLKLGSFRGFEAGSRKYIIEVGG from the coding sequence ATGCTGTTACGGGAGATAAAACGGAAGGCACTTACCCTAACCAGGGAAGATTTCAGGCTGATTGACTTCTCCTTTGCACTGCCGTATACTTATGTTCTGATAGAGGGTGAGCGCGGGAAATCCATCGGCGTCGCCATGACTCTGCCCGAGGAGGTGGGACGGTACAGGACTTCAATCGAGGAGCCCTCTCTGGAGGCGTTCATCGAAAAAGCCGACAGTCTGAACATCATCGAGAGGACGCTCGCCCTGGCCGCTATAAACGCGGTTTCTCAGTACTACCTAGATCTCTCTGAAGCTCCGAACGTGGACGTCGTTGAACTCCTGGATGAGAGTTTTGAGAAGGTGGCCGTTATCGGCAATATGCCTCCGGTGGTAAGGGCCCTTCAGGGGAAGGGTTTTGATGTCCTCGTTTTCGAGCGCAACCCGAAGCTCTGGGACAGGAACACCTTCAGCGATGCCCTTGAGTACTGGCTTCTGCCAGAAGTCGATGCCGTAATAGCGAGCGGTTCTGCAATTCTAAACGGTACCCTCGATATGATGCTTGATAGGGCCAAAAAAGCAGAGCTCTTCGTGCTGACCGGCCCTACGGCCCAGCTCTTACCGGAGTTCCTGAAGGGTACGAGAGTTACTCACCTGGCGGCAATGAAGGTAATCGACGTTGATGGGGCCCTCACCAAGCTCAAGCTTGGCTCATTTAGGGGTTTTGAGGCTGGAAGCAGGAAGTACATCATCGAGGTCGGTGGGTGA
- a CDS encoding type I restriction enzyme HsdR N-terminal domain-containing protein, giving the protein MDELRRAVLNVIRKIRSHRELYVKNEEAVKQHLIGEIFQALGWDWNNPEEVRPEERTEDGRADYALILNGGVFAYVEAKNLGVNILKREEPLRQLARYCFNSGVRYGILTNGAMWIAVKAFEEGSRLRDRVLLTVNVEEEPVEKAVLKLSILSKSRIDDIERLSSLLRAMELSFIGLKREGYPEKMLIEYLTSKEGSNTVPVEDLTGDETPKAAYVYDSGWKLLPLPEKSIKGVLLAVLLYMERRAQGYQREEIRKAYEHLRTMPLNPKTALEILRKLEEEEKLRISVEL; this is encoded by the coding sequence ATGGACGAGCTGAGAAGGGCCGTTTTGAACGTTATCAGAAAGATCCGCTCTCACAGAGAGCTCTACGTGAAGAACGAGGAGGCTGTGAAGCAGCACCTAATAGGCGAGATTTTTCAGGCCCTCGGGTGGGACTGGAACAACCCTGAGGAGGTTCGTCCAGAGGAGAGAACCGAGGATGGGAGGGCTGACTACGCGCTCATTCTGAACGGGGGGGTCTTCGCCTACGTCGAAGCTAAGAACCTTGGTGTGAACATCCTCAAGCGCGAGGAGCCTCTGAGGCAGCTTGCCCGCTACTGCTTCAACTCAGGTGTTCGCTACGGCATTCTCACCAACGGTGCGATGTGGATAGCGGTCAAGGCATTTGAAGAAGGCTCTAGGCTGAGGGACAGGGTTCTGCTTACGGTCAACGTTGAGGAGGAACCCGTCGAGAAGGCCGTTCTCAAGCTGTCTATCCTGTCGAAGTCCCGCATAGATGACATCGAGAGACTCTCGTCTCTTCTCAGGGCGATGGAGTTGAGCTTCATAGGGCTGAAAAGAGAAGGCTACCCTGAGAAGATGCTCATCGAGTATCTGACCTCAAAAGAGGGATCAAATACCGTTCCTGTGGAGGATCTGACAGGCGACGAAACGCCCAAAGCAGCTTACGTCTATGACAGTGGCTGGAAACTCCTTCCATTGCCGGAGAAGAGCATCAAAGGTGTTCTGCTTGCGGTTCTTCTCTACATGGAGCGCAGGGCTCAAGGCTACCAGCGTGAGGAAATAAGGAAGGCCTACGAGCACCTCAGGACGATGCCCCTGAACCCAAAAACTGCTCTAGAGATACTGAGAAAGCTCGAGGAGGAAGAAAAGCTCAGAATTTCCGTGGAGCTCTAA
- a CDS encoding ArsR/SmtB family transcription factor — MVESIQELAVIAEALSSPIRVRILKMLCEKEWYVYELAKTLGISRQLLYLHLKKLEKANLVESELRLEPNDPRAKKYYRAKPFKLVIDNEIVKNLKEV, encoded by the coding sequence ATGGTTGAGAGCATTCAAGAACTGGCAGTGATCGCGGAGGCATTGAGCTCTCCAATCAGAGTTAGGATACTCAAGATGCTCTGCGAGAAGGAGTGGTACGTTTACGAGCTCGCAAAGACCTTGGGCATTTCTCGCCAGCTGCTTTATCTCCATCTGAAAAAGCTGGAAAAGGCAAACCTCGTCGAAAGCGAGCTTCGCCTCGAGCCAAACGATCCAAGGGCAAAGAAGTATTATCGGGCAAAGCCCTTCAAGCTCGTCATCGATAACGAGATTGTGAAAAACCTGAAGGAGGTGTGA
- a CDS encoding ribosome biogenesis/translation initiation ATPase RLI, whose product MRIAVIDYDKCNPDKCGHFLCERVCPVNRMGGEAIIIDEENYRPIIQEASCTGCGICVHKCPFNAITIINLPEELEEGCVHRYGVNAFVLYRLPVVKDGMVVGILGPNGTGKTTAVKILAGQLLPNLCGDNDSWDNVIRAFRGNELQNYFERLKNGEIRPVVKPQYVDLIPKAVKGKVRDLLKRADEIGAFDKVVDELELRNVLDRNIDQLSGGELQRVAIAAALLRNAHFYFFDEPSSYLDIRQRLKVAKIIRHLADSGKAVLTVEHDLAVLDYLSDIIHVVYGKPGAYGIFSQPKGTRNGINEFLRGYLRDENVRFRPYEIRFTKSSERQSQASEILVEYPRLVKDYGGFRLEAEPGTLYMGEVVSIVGPNGIGKTTFVKMLAGVEKPTEGEVDWELKVSYKPQYIKADYEGTVYDLLSKIDASKLLSNFYKTELLNPLGIPDLYDKQVNELSGGELQRVAITAALIRDADLYLLDEPSAYLDVEQRLAVSRAIRHLMEKEGKTALVVEHDVLMIDYISDRIMVFEGEPGKYGKALPPTGMREGMNRFLASVGVTFRRDPDTGRPRANKEGSVKDREQKEMGEYYYVSA is encoded by the coding sequence ATGAGAATTGCGGTCATCGATTACGACAAGTGCAACCCCGACAAGTGCGGGCATTTCCTGTGTGAGAGGGTTTGCCCCGTCAACAGGATGGGAGGAGAGGCGATAATAATCGACGAGGAGAACTACAGACCGATAATCCAGGAAGCGAGCTGTACAGGCTGTGGAATCTGCGTTCACAAGTGCCCCTTCAACGCAATAACGATTATTAACCTCCCGGAGGAACTTGAAGAGGGCTGCGTCCACCGCTACGGCGTCAACGCCTTTGTGCTGTACCGCCTGCCGGTCGTCAAGGACGGCATGGTCGTCGGAATCCTTGGCCCGAACGGAACCGGTAAGACCACCGCGGTCAAGATACTTGCCGGCCAGCTCCTCCCGAACCTCTGTGGAGACAACGACAGCTGGGACAACGTTATCAGGGCCTTCCGCGGCAACGAGCTCCAGAACTACTTCGAGAGGCTGAAGAACGGAGAGATTAGGCCAGTGGTGAAGCCGCAGTACGTTGACCTAATTCCCAAAGCGGTGAAGGGTAAAGTGAGGGACTTACTCAAGAGGGCAGACGAGATTGGGGCCTTTGACAAGGTTGTTGATGAGCTTGAGCTCAGGAACGTTCTAGACAGGAACATAGACCAGCTAAGCGGTGGAGAGCTGCAGAGGGTTGCAATAGCCGCGGCTCTACTCAGGAATGCACACTTCTACTTCTTTGACGAGCCTTCGAGCTACCTTGACATAAGGCAGAGGCTCAAGGTGGCGAAGATAATCCGCCATCTGGCAGATTCAGGCAAGGCGGTTCTGACAGTCGAGCACGACCTAGCAGTCCTCGACTATCTGAGCGACATAATCCACGTTGTCTATGGTAAGCCTGGCGCTTACGGTATCTTCTCCCAGCCGAAGGGAACGAGGAATGGTATCAACGAATTCCTCAGGGGCTACCTGAGAGACGAGAACGTTAGATTTAGGCCCTACGAGATACGCTTCACCAAGTCCAGCGAAAGACAGAGCCAGGCGAGCGAGATACTCGTTGAATACCCGCGTCTCGTCAAGGATTATGGCGGGTTCAGGCTGGAGGCCGAACCAGGGACGCTCTACATGGGCGAAGTGGTTAGCATCGTTGGCCCGAACGGTATCGGTAAGACCACCTTCGTGAAAATGCTGGCCGGCGTGGAGAAGCCGACGGAGGGCGAGGTTGACTGGGAGCTCAAGGTCAGCTACAAGCCCCAGTACATCAAGGCAGACTATGAAGGAACGGTTTACGACCTCCTGAGCAAGATCGACGCCTCAAAGCTCCTCAGCAACTTCTACAAGACAGAGCTGTTAAATCCGTTGGGCATTCCAGACCTCTACGACAAGCAGGTGAACGAGCTGAGCGGTGGAGAGTTGCAGAGGGTCGCCATAACTGCAGCGCTCATACGCGATGCCGATCTCTACCTGCTCGACGAGCCCTCAGCTTACCTCGACGTTGAGCAGAGGCTTGCGGTATCAAGGGCGATAAGACACCTCATGGAGAAAGAAGGAAAGACTGCCCTCGTAGTAGAGCACGACGTCCTCATGATAGACTACATCAGCGACAGGATAATGGTCTTCGAAGGCGAGCCCGGAAAGTACGGTAAGGCTCTGCCTCCGACGGGAATGCGCGAGGGAATGAACCGCTTCCTGGCCAGTGTGGGAGTAACCTTCAGGCGCGATCCCGATACTGGAAGGCCGAGGGCCAACAAGGAAGGAAGCGTCAAGGACAGGGAACAGAAGGAGATGGGAGAATATTACTACGTCTCTGCATGA
- a CDS encoding cell wall-binding repeat-containing protein, with product MRWKKAIALFLGLMLITTTLSFGRVSAEETSVTVILVSDNEADCALAQYLANVTGAVVVMTTWGVYDPNVTAEIMSYAPDEVIIIGGPEAVVEEYVNDLQELGITVERWGGQNRYETNLMVMTQAQIKFGLKFKDKLIMVPGNDTAGIKAALKIAVRERAMIAFVNETTNVTKLMLKLQVRTGNVTIVGTPFMNRTLLRVREQLRNQSRECNCTSVHVNITAEIALEAINAGEERISTAKALLENATLTPMQERLVERMLTLAEKELSEAKEAYSEGKYGKAYGMAIAAKAHAEFVIRIASSDWSMRMGLNPMMRANVTLHRLEAQIRVLENAGIDVSELKSLVEQLKVAIQNNDVEMVNVLLMKIEEALRELFMGGKSHLKAHAMPFARGGAP from the coding sequence ATGAGGTGGAAAAAAGCAATTGCACTGTTCCTTGGTTTGATGCTTATAACAACTACCCTATCTTTCGGAAGGGTTTCAGCCGAGGAAACTTCAGTAACAGTCATTCTTGTTAGTGATAACGAGGCCGACTGTGCACTGGCCCAGTACCTAGCAAACGTGACCGGTGCGGTTGTTGTGATGACTACGTGGGGTGTTTACGATCCGAACGTAACTGCTGAGATTATGAGCTACGCTCCGGATGAGGTCATAATAATAGGTGGTCCTGAGGCAGTGGTGGAGGAGTACGTTAATGATCTTCAAGAGCTGGGTATTACGGTGGAGCGCTGGGGTGGTCAAAACAGGTACGAGACAAACCTCATGGTCATGACCCAAGCCCAAATCAAGTTCGGCCTTAAGTTCAAGGATAAGCTCATCATGGTTCCAGGCAACGACACGGCCGGAATAAAGGCTGCCCTCAAGATAGCGGTCAGAGAGAGAGCGATGATTGCATTCGTCAATGAAACAACCAATGTGACCAAGCTGATGCTGAAGCTTCAGGTCAGAACCGGCAACGTGACCATCGTTGGGACTCCCTTTATGAACAGAACTCTGCTCAGGGTAAGGGAGCAGCTCAGAAACCAGTCCAGGGAGTGCAACTGTACCAGTGTTCATGTCAACATAACTGCGGAGATAGCTCTCGAAGCGATAAACGCGGGTGAGGAGAGGATCAGCACCGCCAAAGCCCTCCTTGAGAACGCGACCCTCACTCCAATGCAGGAGAGACTGGTGGAGAGGATGCTGACGCTTGCAGAGAAAGAGCTGTCAGAAGCCAAAGAAGCCTACAGCGAAGGTAAATACGGAAAGGCCTACGGGATGGCGATAGCGGCGAAGGCCCACGCGGAGTTCGTGATAAGAATAGCCTCCAGCGATTGGAGCATGAGGATGGGGCTCAACCCCATGATGAGGGCCAATGTAACACTCCACCGCCTGGAAGCCCAGATAAGAGTCCTAGAAAATGCTGGGATCGATGTCTCGGAATTAAAGAGCCTGGTTGAGCAGCTCAAGGTCGCCATCCAGAACAACGACGTGGAAATGGTCAACGTCCTCCTCATGAAAATCGAAGAGGCTCTTAGGGAGCTCTTCATGGGTGGCAAGTCCCACTTAAAGGCCCACGCTATGCCTTTTGCCCGTGGCGGAGCCCCATGA
- a CDS encoding AIR synthase family protein, whose product MLPPGKIPPEKLREIVFNRLGAPGERVIAKSDLGVDATAIDFGSSVLVASTDPITGAEEKIGFYAVHINANDVATFGAKPKWFLVSILLPENSDDALLVKIMDELHESASKLGVAIVGGHTEVTPGLDRPIVAGTMLGEVPKEKLVTSNGAKPGDAIILTKWAGLEGTAIIASERGKELEKAFGKEFVEKAQSLIEMISVVEDALTANEIGVNAMHDPTEGGVANGLHEMADAAKLGFRVYAERIPIRKETLKICEFYDLNPLALISSGALMIAAPKEKADSIISALKRKGINASVIGEFLEDKESRVMVDNGKEKPLERPESDELWKVV is encoded by the coding sequence ATGCTGCCGCCAGGTAAAATTCCCCCAGAAAAACTCAGGGAGATAGTGTTCAACCGCTTAGGGGCACCTGGGGAGAGGGTAATAGCCAAATCAGACCTAGGTGTAGATGCCACTGCGATTGATTTCGGTTCTTCCGTTTTAGTTGCCTCAACCGACCCTATCACAGGAGCCGAAGAGAAAATAGGATTTTATGCGGTTCACATCAACGCTAACGACGTTGCCACCTTCGGGGCAAAGCCAAAGTGGTTTCTGGTCTCAATTCTCCTTCCGGAGAACTCAGATGATGCCCTGCTCGTCAAAATCATGGATGAACTCCACGAGAGCGCCAGTAAACTCGGCGTCGCAATAGTTGGCGGTCATACGGAGGTAACTCCCGGCCTCGATAGGCCGATAGTCGCAGGCACCATGCTGGGAGAGGTTCCGAAAGAAAAGCTCGTAACCTCGAACGGAGCTAAGCCAGGCGATGCAATAATCCTCACTAAGTGGGCCGGTTTGGAGGGAACGGCCATAATAGCAAGCGAGAGGGGTAAGGAGCTCGAAAAAGCTTTCGGAAAGGAGTTCGTGGAGAAAGCACAGTCCCTCATCGAGATGATAAGTGTCGTGGAAGACGCTTTAACTGCCAACGAGATCGGCGTCAATGCTATGCACGACCCCACTGAAGGCGGTGTGGCGAACGGCCTCCACGAGATGGCCGACGCTGCCAAACTCGGCTTCCGCGTTTACGCAGAGCGGATTCCGATAAGGAAAGAAACACTGAAAATCTGTGAGTTTTATGACCTCAATCCGCTCGCCCTCATCAGCTCAGGCGCGCTCATGATAGCCGCCCCCAAAGAAAAGGCAGATAGTATAATCTCCGCCCTCAAGAGGAAGGGCATAAACGCCTCGGTAATCGGGGAGTTCCTAGAAGACAAAGAATCGAGAGTAATGGTTGATAACGGAAAGGAAAAGCCTCTGGAGAGGCCAGAGAGCGACGAGCTCTGGAAGGTCGTTTAG
- a CDS encoding DUF4405 domain-containing protein, with amino-acid sequence MKWRAAPAWLRGIIDLALTIVFAIIALSGIALYLAPSGRIANTVGWTFLGLDKDTWTNIHTYLGFVMIGLVAVHLIIGFKSMITMLRMGFRKTKWKPVIGFLLVMGLIAGGFQVYSAYFVEEESDSSDTDYEYVYTPTNDTTTTYTYVEITGTMLKSYTLQQLADLYGVSVDDLVKVLKDDYGIEAEPDELLEAIEIKNGLDREVFKEELAAAIEKLLDLNTQTEGNETVEGGGS; translated from the coding sequence ATGAAGTGGAGGGCTGCTCCAGCCTGGCTTAGGGGTATAATAGACTTAGCACTAACGATCGTTTTTGCAATAATAGCACTCTCAGGAATAGCCCTTTACTTAGCGCCTTCCGGCAGGATAGCAAATACAGTCGGCTGGACCTTTCTGGGACTTGATAAAGACACTTGGACCAACATCCACACGTATTTAGGATTTGTCATGATAGGCCTCGTGGCGGTTCACCTGATAATTGGATTTAAGAGCATGATAACCATGCTCAGGATGGGCTTTAGAAAGACTAAGTGGAAGCCTGTGATCGGGTTCCTGCTGGTGATGGGCCTCATAGCTGGTGGATTCCAAGTCTACAGTGCATACTTCGTGGAAGAAGAGAGTGACTCCAGCGATACTGACTACGAGTACGTTTACACTCCAACCAATGACACTACCACTACATATACCTACGTTGAGATCACCGGAACGATGCTTAAGAGCTATACGTTACAACAGCTAGCGGATCTCTATGGGGTATCTGTGGACGATCTAGTTAAAGTCCTAAAGGATGATTACGGCATCGAGGCAGAGCCAGATGAGCTCCTCGAGGCCATCGAAATCAAAAACGGACTGGACAGAGAGGTCTTCAAAGAAGAGCTCGCCGCAGCTATTGAGAAGCTCCTGGATTTAAACACTCAAACTGAAGGAAACGAAACAGTTGAAGGAGGTGGAAGCTGA